One window from the genome of Aquabacterium sp. A3 encodes:
- a CDS encoding TetR/AcrR family transcriptional regulator, producing the protein MPRTADKTDIPRRLTEAGYLLFNRDGYNATGIQQIADQAGVPKGSFYNHFDSKEAFAAAIIAHYADWVSQAWEQCLSDAPAEPVSALRHLFTCFAQHHERQGCQGCLVGNFAAEVAESSPLCREVLQGCLRDWRGRLAELIAQGQATGALRTDVDATRLATLFWDAWEGALLRMKVEQRVQPLHDTIALMLNHLLRRPA; encoded by the coding sequence ATGCCCCGCACCGCCGACAAAACCGACATCCCCCGCCGCCTCACGGAAGCGGGCTATCTGCTGTTCAACCGCGACGGCTACAACGCCACCGGCATCCAGCAGATCGCCGACCAGGCCGGCGTGCCCAAGGGCTCGTTCTACAACCACTTCGACAGCAAAGAGGCCTTTGCGGCGGCCATCATTGCCCACTACGCCGACTGGGTGTCCCAGGCCTGGGAGCAGTGCCTGAGCGACGCGCCCGCCGAGCCGGTCTCTGCGCTGCGCCACCTCTTCACCTGCTTTGCACAACACCACGAACGCCAGGGTTGCCAGGGCTGCCTGGTGGGCAACTTTGCCGCCGAGGTGGCCGAATCCAGCCCGCTGTGCCGCGAGGTGCTGCAAGGCTGTCTGCGCGACTGGCGTGGCCGCCTGGCCGAGCTGATCGCCCAAGGCCAGGCCACCGGCGCATTGCGCACCGATGTGGACGCCACCCGATTGGCCACCTTGTTCTGGGATGCCTGGGAGGGCGCCTTGCTGCGCATGAAAGTGGAGCAGCGCGTGCAGCCCCTGCACGACACCATCGCCTTGATGTTGAACCACCTGTTGCGCCGCCCGGCGTGA
- a CDS encoding alkene reductase — protein MSTTPADTGLYSPFPLGPITLANRMVMAPLTRNRAEPGNVPGPMTIEYYAQRASVGLIIAEATQVSAQAQGYIATPGLHTPEQIAGWKKVTDEVHARGGKIFVQLWHTGRMSHTAFQPGEKAPVAPSAVRANAKTYIPGAGYVDTSEPRALALDEIAGIVDDFRSAARHAIEAGFDGVEVHGAHGYLIDAFLRDGSNKRTDAYGGSIENRARFLVEVMSAVVGEIGAERTGIRISPVSPVNDSSESQPQPLFEHVVRELEKLHPVYIHVVEGFTGGPRDNAPFDYAALRQLYSGVWMVNNGYDKAMAEAAVAEGRADLVSFGRLMITNPDLPRRFKENAPLNELFKDAPLYGGVGPHGYIDYPALPA, from the coding sequence ATGAGCACCACCCCCGCTGACACTGGTCTGTACTCGCCCTTCCCACTGGGCCCCATCACCCTGGCCAACCGCATGGTGATGGCCCCCTTGACGCGCAACCGCGCCGAGCCCGGCAACGTGCCTGGCCCCATGACCATCGAGTACTACGCCCAGCGCGCCAGCGTGGGCCTGATCATTGCCGAAGCCACCCAGGTGTCGGCCCAGGCCCAGGGCTACATCGCCACGCCCGGCCTGCACACGCCCGAGCAGATCGCCGGCTGGAAGAAGGTGACCGACGAGGTGCATGCCCGCGGCGGCAAGATCTTCGTGCAGCTGTGGCACACGGGCCGCATGTCGCACACCGCCTTCCAGCCCGGCGAAAAGGCCCCCGTGGCCCCATCGGCCGTGCGCGCCAATGCCAAGACCTACATCCCGGGCGCCGGTTATGTGGACACGTCGGAGCCCCGCGCCCTGGCGCTGGATGAGATCGCCGGCATCGTCGATGACTTCCGCAGCGCCGCACGCCATGCCATCGAGGCCGGCTTTGACGGCGTGGAGGTGCACGGCGCCCACGGCTACCTGATCGATGCCTTCCTGCGCGACGGCTCGAACAAGCGCACCGATGCGTATGGCGGCTCGATCGAGAACCGCGCCCGCTTCCTGGTCGAGGTGATGAGCGCCGTGGTGGGCGAGATCGGCGCCGAACGCACGGGCATTCGCATCTCGCCCGTGTCGCCCGTCAACGACTCCAGCGAATCGCAGCCGCAGCCCCTGTTCGAACACGTGGTGCGCGAGCTGGAGAAGCTGCACCCGGTCTACATCCACGTGGTGGAGGGCTTCACCGGCGGCCCGCGTGACAACGCGCCCTTCGACTACGCTGCGCTGCGCCAGCTCTACAGCGGCGTCTGGATGGTGAACAACGGCTACGACAAGGCCATGGCCGAAGCCGCGGTGGCCGAGGGCCGTGCCGATCTGGTGTCCTTTGGCCGCCTGATGATCACCAATCCCGACCTGCCCCGTCGCTTCAAAGAGAACGCCCCCCTGAACGAGCTGTTCAAGGATGCGCCGCTGTATGGCGGTGTGGGCCCGCACGGCTACATCGACTACCCGGCGCTGCCCGCCTGA
- the rplQ gene encoding 50S ribosomal protein L17, with product MRHGHGLRKLNRTTSHRLAMLRNMANSLLEHEAIKTTVPKAKELRRVVEPLITLAKEDSVANRRLAFARLRNRDNVTKLFTVLGPRFAQRPGGYTRILKMGFRVGDNAPMAFMELVERTEEAAGDVAGE from the coding sequence ATGCGTCACGGACACGGACTCCGTAAACTCAACCGCACCACCTCGCACCGCCTGGCGATGCTGCGCAACATGGCCAACTCGCTGTTGGAGCATGAGGCCATCAAGACCACGGTGCCCAAGGCCAAGGAATTGCGCCGTGTGGTCGAGCCCCTGATCACGCTGGCCAAGGAAGACTCCGTGGCCAACCGCCGTCTGGCCTTTGCCCGTCTGCGCAACCGCGACAACGTGACCAAGCTGTTCACCGTGCTGGGCCCCCGTTTTGCCCAGCGTCCGGGCGGCTACACCCGCATCTTGAAGATGGGCTTCCGCGTGGGCGACAACGCCCCGATGGCCTTCATGGAGCTGGTGGAGCGCACCGAAGAAGCTGCTGGCGACGTCGCCGGCGAGTGA
- a CDS encoding cryptochrome/deoxyribodipyrimidine photo-lyase family protein, with protein MTYRALVWFKRDLRWRDHAPLAQAAQADECLALFVLEPAWLFSPEFDLRHLRHLQCCLEELRADLAERGLRLLVRVGEAPEVLAALHRDWAFTHLLSHEETGPFWSYERDRAVARWCRGQSVVWTEHAQTGVVRALRQRSGWAARWEARMAAPESTVSAGWRSPTGLTGDAAEPLPDLATLARAHVPGWAERHSAMARARGVAMPAMPAGERAAWADLGSFLLQRGRGYRQHLSSPLTAEAGCSRLSAHLSFGSISMRCVHQATEARIAALRDRDEPGDRGLAYHLQGFASRLRWHCHFMQKLESEPEIEWRNFARAYDGLREPDFDRGRFEAWCRGETGFPMVDACMRSLNATGWLNFRMRAMLVSVAAYHLWLHWREPGLHLARQFIDFEPGIHWSQMQMQSGTTGINTMRVYSPTKQAQEHDPEGVFIRRWVPELAGVPTEHLAEPWRLPLAEQRAAGCVIGSHYPAPIVDPVNAVREAKARLADVRRQPEAQHEADGVQARHGSRKSGLPSTTRSARSRNASASRTRMNKDAEASLSSPSPQLGLFDELS; from the coding sequence ATGACGTACCGTGCCCTGGTCTGGTTCAAGCGAGATCTGCGCTGGCGTGACCACGCCCCTCTGGCCCAGGCCGCCCAGGCCGACGAATGCCTGGCGCTGTTCGTGCTGGAGCCGGCCTGGTTGTTCAGCCCAGAGTTCGATCTCCGCCACCTGCGGCACCTGCAGTGCTGCCTGGAAGAGCTGCGCGCCGATCTGGCCGAGCGAGGCTTGCGTCTGCTGGTGCGCGTGGGCGAAGCCCCCGAGGTGCTGGCCGCGCTGCACCGCGATTGGGCGTTCACCCACCTGCTGAGCCACGAAGAAACCGGCCCCTTCTGGAGTTACGAGCGCGACCGGGCGGTGGCGCGCTGGTGTCGTGGCCAGTCGGTGGTGTGGACGGAGCATGCCCAGACCGGCGTGGTGCGGGCCTTGCGGCAGCGCAGCGGGTGGGCGGCGCGCTGGGAGGCGCGCATGGCGGCGCCCGAGTCGACCGTGTCAGCGGGCTGGCGTTCTCCCACGGGTTTGACGGGTGATGCAGCCGAGCCCCTGCCCGATCTGGCGACACTGGCCCGTGCCCACGTGCCCGGCTGGGCCGAGCGGCACTCCGCCATGGCCAGGGCCCGCGGGGTGGCGATGCCAGCGATGCCGGCCGGTGAGCGCGCCGCCTGGGCCGATCTGGGCAGCTTCTTGCTGCAACGGGGGCGTGGTTACCGGCAGCACCTGTCCAGCCCCTTGACGGCCGAAGCCGGGTGCAGCCGCTTGAGTGCGCACCTGAGTTTTGGCTCGATCTCGATGCGGTGCGTGCACCAGGCCACCGAGGCGCGCATCGCGGCTTTGCGCGACCGTGACGAGCCCGGTGACCGTGGTCTGGCCTACCACCTGCAAGGCTTTGCCTCGCGACTGCGCTGGCATTGCCACTTCATGCAAAAGCTGGAATCCGAGCCGGAGATCGAGTGGCGGAACTTTGCGCGGGCGTATGACGGCCTGCGTGAGCCCGACTTTGATCGCGGCCGTTTCGAGGCCTGGTGCCGGGGCGAGACGGGATTTCCGATGGTGGATGCCTGCATGCGCAGCCTGAACGCCACGGGCTGGTTGAACTTCCGCATGAGGGCCATGCTGGTGTCGGTGGCGGCCTACCACCTGTGGCTGCACTGGCGCGAGCCCGGTCTGCACCTGGCGCGCCAGTTCATCGATTTCGAGCCCGGCATCCACTGGAGCCAGATGCAGATGCAATCGGGCACCACGGGCATCAACACCATGCGCGTGTACTCGCCCACCAAGCAGGCGCAAGAGCACGACCCCGAGGGGGTGTTCATCCGGCGCTGGGTGCCTGAGCTGGCGGGCGTGCCCACCGAGCACCTGGCCGAGCCGTGGCGCCTGCCGCTGGCCGAGCAGCGTGCGGCGGGCTGTGTGATCGGCAGCCATTACCCCGCGCCCATCGTGGACCCGGTGAACGCGGTGCGCGAGGCCAAGGCCCGACTGGCGGACGTGCGGCGCCAGCCCGAGGCGCAGCATGAGGCCGATGGCGTGCAGGCGCGGCATGGCTCGCGCAAGAGCGGCTTGCCATCGACCACAAGGTCAGCGCGCTCACGCAACGCCAGCGCGTCGAGAACCCGCATGAACAAGGACGCCGAAGCGTCCTTGAGCTCACCCAGCCCTCAGCTCGGTTTGTTTGATGAACTGAGCTGA
- a CDS encoding S1 family peptidase — translation MKASCVGPAGARVLVAMGCVVLGCAGPVAPLRAQVPPPTVPVNSPVSTPEPTGSAVSSEAQRLYERARAHLVQIRTLLNGQGSQSSVGSGFVVAGGQRIVTNYHVVSQVALEPQRYRLTYSHVDGRQGQLQLLAVDVVHDLAVLAPVAGEQGAGSESPQEARVGLSFRPAGQVLQQGEHLFSLGNPLDVGFAVVEGTYNGLVERSHIPSIFFSGSLNPGMSGGPALDAQGRVIGVNVATRLDGQQVSFLVPGEHAVALLNRARKAAPVTAPMYAEITRQLMSYQADLAHRFLALTWRDGGHERYKVPVPQELFMRCWGSSSAADAKGLQYERSECGMNQGVFVGGFLQTGTVSTRHEIYDGRALGAWRFAHQMGASYANEGLGGGRHRTPARCAQRYVDAQGLPMRAVVCMSAYKKLPGLYDLTVLSMSVDSDQQGVLGRFDVRGVAHDNAMRLADSYLKGFGWTTSPSR, via the coding sequence ATGAAAGCATCCTGTGTGGGCCCCGCTGGGGCTCGTGTTTTGGTGGCGATGGGCTGCGTGGTGTTGGGGTGTGCTGGGCCCGTGGCGCCACTTCGGGCACAGGTGCCTCCCCCGACCGTCCCGGTGAACAGCCCGGTGAGCACCCCGGAGCCGACCGGCTCGGCGGTGTCCAGTGAGGCGCAGCGACTGTACGAGCGCGCGCGCGCTCACCTGGTTCAGATCCGCACCTTGCTCAATGGGCAGGGCAGTCAGTCGTCGGTGGGGTCGGGTTTTGTGGTGGCGGGTGGCCAGCGCATCGTCACCAATTACCACGTGGTGAGTCAGGTGGCCCTGGAGCCCCAGCGCTATCGCTTGACTTACAGCCATGTCGATGGTCGACAGGGGCAGTTGCAGTTGCTGGCCGTGGATGTGGTGCACGATCTGGCCGTGCTGGCGCCTGTGGCGGGCGAGCAGGGCGCGGGCAGCGAGTCACCGCAGGAGGCCCGTGTGGGTCTGTCGTTTCGACCGGCCGGGCAGGTGTTGCAGCAGGGGGAGCATCTGTTTTCTCTGGGCAATCCGCTGGACGTCGGGTTTGCCGTGGTGGAAGGCACGTACAACGGGCTGGTGGAGCGCAGCCACATTCCCAGCATTTTCTTCAGCGGTTCCTTGAACCCGGGGATGAGTGGTGGTCCGGCGCTGGACGCCCAGGGGCGGGTGATCGGCGTGAACGTGGCCACGCGCCTGGATGGGCAGCAGGTGAGCTTTCTGGTGCCGGGCGAGCATGCGGTGGCCTTGTTGAATCGCGCCCGCAAGGCCGCACCTGTGACGGCGCCGATGTACGCCGAAATCACGCGGCAGTTGATGTCTTACCAGGCCGATCTGGCGCATCGGTTTCTGGCGCTGACCTGGCGCGACGGTGGGCATGAGCGATACAAGGTGCCCGTGCCACAAGAGCTGTTCATGCGCTGCTGGGGCAGCAGCAGTGCGGCCGATGCCAAGGGCTTGCAGTACGAGCGCTCGGAATGCGGCATGAACCAGGGGGTGTTTGTGGGCGGTTTTTTGCAAACGGGCACGGTGTCAACGCGCCATGAAATCTACGATGGGCGTGCGCTGGGCGCCTGGCGTTTTGCGCACCAGATGGGCGCCAGCTATGCCAATGAAGGTCTGGGTGGCGGGCGGCACCGCACCCCTGCGCGGTGTGCCCAGCGCTACGTGGACGCACAAGGCCTGCCCATGCGTGCGGTGGTGTGCATGAGCGCCTACAAAAAATTGCCTGGCCTGTACGACCTCACGGTGCTGTCCATGTCGGTGGACAGCGATCAGCAGGGTGTGCTGGGTCGATTCGATGTGCGCGGTGTGGCGCATGACAACGCCATGCGTCTGGCGGATTCGTACCTCAAGGGGTTTGGATGGACCACGTCCCCGTCGCGTTGA
- a CDS encoding enoyl-CoA hydratase gives MNPETLLIDVRGDGDRRVGLITLNRPKALNALNDQLMNELGDALLSMEADDGIGCIVITGSAKAFAAGADIAAMAKLDFVDAYKGDFVSRNWETIRRVRKPVIAAVAGFALGGGCELAMMCDMVIAADTARFGQPEIKLGVIPGAGGTQRLPRAIGKAKAMDLVLTGRMIDAAEAERSGLVSRVVPAERLLEEALEAAMVICALGGPSVMMAKAAVNRAFETGLSDGVTYERHLFHSLFGTADQREGMQAFLDKRPPAFTHR, from the coding sequence ATGAACCCTGAAACTCTGCTGATTGACGTGCGCGGTGACGGTGACCGTCGCGTCGGGCTGATCACCTTGAACCGCCCCAAGGCCCTCAACGCCTTGAACGATCAACTCATGAACGAACTGGGTGATGCCTTGTTGTCGATGGAGGCCGATGACGGCATCGGCTGCATCGTCATCACCGGCAGTGCCAAGGCCTTTGCGGCCGGGGCCGACATCGCGGCCATGGCCAAGCTGGACTTTGTCGACGCCTACAAAGGTGACTTCGTGTCCCGCAACTGGGAAACCATTCGGCGTGTTCGCAAGCCGGTGATCGCGGCGGTGGCGGGCTTTGCGCTGGGCGGCGGCTGCGAGCTGGCGATGATGTGCGACATGGTGATCGCGGCAGACACGGCCCGTTTTGGCCAACCCGAGATCAAGCTGGGCGTGATCCCGGGCGCGGGAGGAACTCAGCGCCTGCCGCGTGCCATTGGCAAGGCCAAGGCCATGGACCTGGTGCTCACCGGCCGCATGATCGATGCGGCCGAGGCCGAGCGCAGCGGCCTGGTCTCGCGCGTGGTGCCTGCCGAGCGGCTGCTGGAGGAGGCACTGGAGGCGGCCATGGTGATCTGCGCCCTCGGTGGGCCCAGCGTGATGATGGCCAAGGCGGCGGTGAACCGTGCATTTGAGACGGGGCTGTCGGATGGGGTGACGTACGAACGCCACCTGTTTCATTCCTTGTTTGGCACGGCCGACCAGCGCGAGGGCATGCAGGCCTTCCTGGACAAGCGTCCACCGGCATTCACCCATCGGTGA
- a CDS encoding acetyl-CoA C-acyltransferase, with product MVRSADPVVLVSAARTPMGSFQGALSALDAPSLGAVALRAAWARSGWQPDEGAVGQGEVLMGCVLPAGQGQAPTRQAALQAGLPVGTPCTGVSKVCGSGMKAVMLAHDELMAGSIEWALAGGMESMSNAPYLLPKARGGQRLGHGQMLDHMFLDGLEDAYDAGTRGRLMGTFAEDCARRYAFSRAQQDDYALASTRRAQQAMHEGRFDWELAPVSVPGRGGAATELRQDEPPWRVQPERVSTLKPAFAPDGTVTAANASSISDGAAALLLMRRSQAEARGLSPLAVVHGHATHAQDPAWFTTAPVGAMQRLLARVGWTVGDVDLWEINEAFAVVVLAAMQDLKLPHDRVNVHGGACALGHPIGASGARILVTLLGALRHHGVRRGVASLCIGGGEATAMAIELC from the coding sequence ATGGTGCGCAGCGCAGACCCGGTGGTGCTGGTGTCGGCGGCCCGCACCCCCATGGGGAGCTTTCAGGGCGCCTTGTCGGCGCTTGACGCGCCCAGCCTGGGGGCCGTGGCCTTGCGTGCCGCATGGGCCCGCTCAGGCTGGCAGCCCGATGAGGGCGCCGTCGGGCAGGGTGAGGTGCTGATGGGCTGCGTGTTGCCCGCCGGCCAAGGGCAGGCGCCGACGCGTCAGGCCGCCTTGCAGGCGGGCTTGCCTGTGGGCACGCCGTGCACCGGGGTGAGCAAGGTGTGTGGTTCAGGCATGAAGGCGGTGATGCTGGCGCACGACGAACTCATGGCCGGTTCGATCGAGTGGGCGCTGGCCGGTGGCATGGAGTCGATGAGCAACGCGCCTTATCTCTTGCCCAAGGCCCGTGGTGGTCAGCGTTTGGGTCATGGGCAGATGCTGGACCACATGTTCCTGGACGGTCTGGAAGACGCGTATGACGCTGGCACCCGCGGCCGGCTGATGGGCACGTTCGCTGAGGATTGTGCGCGCCGTTACGCGTTCAGCCGGGCGCAGCAGGATGACTACGCGCTGGCCTCGACCCGTCGCGCCCAGCAGGCCATGCATGAAGGTCGTTTTGACTGGGAGTTGGCGCCAGTGAGCGTGCCAGGTCGTGGCGGCGCGGCCACCGAGCTCAGGCAAGACGAGCCACCGTGGAGGGTGCAACCGGAGCGCGTGTCGACGCTCAAGCCGGCGTTTGCGCCCGATGGCACAGTGACCGCCGCCAACGCCTCATCGATCTCGGATGGTGCGGCGGCCCTGCTGCTGATGCGCCGATCGCAGGCCGAAGCGCGTGGGCTCAGCCCCCTGGCGGTGGTTCATGGGCATGCCACCCATGCGCAGGACCCGGCCTGGTTCACCACCGCGCCGGTGGGGGCCATGCAGCGGTTGCTGGCCCGTGTGGGCTGGACGGTGGGCGACGTGGACCTGTGGGAGATCAACGAGGCCTTCGCCGTGGTGGTGCTGGCGGCGATGCAGGACCTGAAGCTGCCACACGATCGCGTGAATGTGCATGGTGGCGCCTGTGCCCTGGGCCACCCGATCGGCGCCTCGGGGGCGCGCATCCTGGTGACCTTGCTGGGGGCCTTGCGCCATCACGGTGTGCGCCGAGGTGTGGCCAGCCTGTGCATCGGCGGTGGTGAGGCCACGGCCATGGCCATCGAGCTCTGCTGA
- a CDS encoding FHA domain-containing protein, which translates to MDHVPVALIEWLDAHGQVLRSTPVYRWPCRIGRAVEVDVHLDDASTAAVHAELSHDGEGLRLTVGDTLNGVLMGRRLLRAGESARVAGQEVWRLGHTRMRLRLPSDPLAPELPLGRGALASGEHALRSPVGWTAWLPWAVLALLWSLWDMWVASEPDTPLRTYLSGTLATAGLVGAWTLLWSLGSQLFQGRLQFHAHLQQALWHGLAWTAVTTALPMLSFMTGWMWPERVAGWVGAAVLAGLVWAHLAVVQPGLRWTMAAGVSAAYATGLALMMWLNVQNTGQVWSQPYAATMMPPAWRLAPLSDPARLLDDAQAFKAALDERARQDEAEAGDEALWMQDDEPEPDHEP; encoded by the coding sequence ATGGACCACGTCCCCGTCGCGTTGATCGAGTGGCTGGACGCCCATGGGCAGGTCTTGCGCAGCACCCCGGTGTACCGTTGGCCTTGTCGCATCGGGCGTGCCGTGGAGGTGGATGTGCACCTGGATGACGCCAGCACGGCGGCGGTGCATGCCGAGCTGAGCCATGACGGCGAGGGCTTGCGGCTCACGGTGGGCGACACCCTCAACGGAGTCTTGATGGGACGCCGTCTGTTGCGCGCGGGTGAGTCGGCGCGCGTGGCCGGCCAGGAGGTCTGGCGCCTGGGGCACACACGGATGAGGCTGCGTTTGCCATCCGACCCCTTGGCGCCTGAGTTGCCCTTGGGGCGCGGTGCGCTGGCCTCGGGCGAACACGCCTTGCGCTCGCCGGTGGGCTGGACCGCCTGGTTGCCCTGGGCGGTGTTGGCCCTGCTCTGGAGTCTGTGGGACATGTGGGTGGCCTCCGAGCCCGACACCCCTTTGCGCACTTACCTGTCGGGCACGCTGGCCACCGCCGGCCTGGTGGGGGCCTGGACCTTGTTGTGGTCTTTGGGCAGTCAGCTGTTTCAAGGGCGCTTGCAGTTTCACGCCCATTTGCAGCAAGCGCTGTGGCATGGTCTGGCGTGGACGGCCGTGACCACGGCATTGCCCATGTTGTCGTTCATGACTGGCTGGATGTGGCCCGAGCGCGTGGCGGGCTGGGTGGGGGCGGCCGTGCTGGCCGGGCTGGTGTGGGCGCACCTGGCGGTGGTTCAGCCAGGGTTGCGCTGGACCATGGCGGCGGGGGTGTCGGCGGCTTACGCCACGGGCTTGGCCCTCATGATGTGGCTCAACGTGCAGAACACCGGGCAAGTGTGGTCTCAGCCCTATGCCGCCACCATGATGCCGCCAGCCTGGCGACTGGCCCCCTTGTCGGACCCCGCCCGATTGCTGGATGATGCCCAGGCGTTCAAGGCGGCGCTGGATGAGCGCGCGCGCCAGGATGAGGCCGAGGCGGGTGACGAGGCCTTGTGGATGCAAGACGATGAACCGGAGCCGGACCATGAACCCTGA